In Triticum urartu cultivar G1812 chromosome 6, Tu2.1, whole genome shotgun sequence, the following proteins share a genomic window:
- the LOC125517314 gene encoding protein RGF1 INDUCIBLE TRANSCRIPTION FACTOR 1-like — protein MGMRVPGWVGGLVEESFFVGCEAHESRRKNEKNIFCLACCTSICPHCAPAHRHHPLLQVRRYVYNDVVRLGDLEKLIDCSYVQPYTINSAKVIFLKPRPQSRPFKGSGNVCLTCDRILQEPFHFCCLSCKVDHVVEQGGDLSNILLYRAGDELPFPRFENLHVGDGDSGQVTPNSILENPLHHRNGYGGGSGGSSDNAGNGNGNGNGHGGGGEPAVVKRKKGGGFFPKMVLSLGSRRKGAPTRSPLA, from the exons ATGGGGATGCGGGTGCCCGGGTGGGTTGGGGGCCTGGTGGAGGAGAGCTTCTTCGTGGGGTGCGAGGCGCACGAGAGCCGCAGGAAGAACGAGAAGAACATCTTCTGCCTCGCCTGCTGCACCAGCATCTGCCCGCACTGCGCCCCCGCCCACCGCCACCACCCACTCCTACAG GTGCGGCGATACGTGTACAATGACGTCGTCCGCCTGGGTGACCTCGAGAAGCTCATCGACTGCTCCTATGTCCAG CCCTACACGATCAACAGCGCGAAGGTTATCTTCCTGAAGCCGAGGCCTCAGTccaggccattcaagggctccggcaacgtCTGCCTCACATGTGACAGGATCCTCCAGGAGCCCTTCCACTTTTGCTGCCTCTCCTGCAAG GTGGaccatgtggtggagcagggaggggaCCTGTCCAATATCCTGCTGTATcgcgccggcgacgagctccCTTTCCCGCGCTTCGAGAACCTCCACGTCGGCGACGGTGACTCGGGGCAGGTCACGCCCAACTCCATCCTCGAGAACCCGCTGCACCACCGCAACGGGTAcggtggcggcagcggcgggTCCAGCGACAATGCCGGCAACGGCAACGGCAACGGCAacggccatggcggcggcggcgagccggcggtggtgaagaggaagaaaggGGGAGGGTTCTTCCCCAAGATGGTGCTGTCACTGGGCAGCAGGAGGAAGGGTGCACCCACCCGATCCCCCCTAGCCTGA